In Pseudomonas alcaliphila JAB1, a single window of DNA contains:
- a CDS encoding TRAP transporter small permease translates to MIENPALPGQPQHMRPFGQLLDVLARWLALAGGLVLVAITLLSAYSITMRSLFDAPLLGDVELVQMGCGIAVVSFLPLCQLRRSNVIVDAFTLRASASTRRYLDTLGCLLMAACAALLAWRSVIGTLDTYRNGEESIIMGIPMWWSMTPFAPSFALLAVVSLYTAWLDQRGEGGQQ, encoded by the coding sequence ATGATCGAAAACCCTGCCTTGCCCGGGCAGCCTCAGCACATGCGCCCGTTCGGCCAGTTGCTCGATGTCCTGGCACGCTGGCTGGCACTGGCTGGTGGCCTGGTGCTGGTCGCCATCACCCTGCTGTCGGCCTACAGCATCACCATGCGCAGCCTGTTCGACGCGCCACTGCTCGGTGACGTCGAGCTGGTGCAGATGGGCTGCGGCATTGCCGTGGTGAGTTTCCTGCCGTTGTGCCAGCTGCGTCGTAGCAACGTCATCGTCGATGCCTTCACCTTGCGCGCCTCGGCCTCCACCCGGCGCTATCTCGACACGCTCGGCTGCCTGCTGATGGCCGCCTGTGCAGCGCTGCTGGCCTGGCGCTCGGTAATCGGCACGCTGGACACTTACCGCAACGGTGAAGAGTCGATCATCATGGGCATTCCGATGTGGTGGTCGATGACGCCGTTCGCGCCGTCTTTCGCCCTGCTGGCCGTCGTTTCCCTGTACACCGCCTGGCTCGACCAGCGTGGTGAGGGAGGCCAGCAATGA